The genomic stretch CGGAGCAGATCGTGAAGATCATGCAGACGATGCGATTGGTGCAGCCGGTGGTGATGGCGACCCGCATTGAGCCAGAGGTTTACCACCAGATTCAGGCCCACATTCCCGATGCTGTCTACTACAAGCAGCCAAGAATTGTAGCGATCGCTCCCGATAACCTAGCACCCTACCAACCGGGCACCATGACGCTGCTGTCGGCAGGCACGGCAGACCTAGCGGTGGCCGAGGAAGCGGCGATAACGGCAGAGCTCTGTGGCTTTCGGGTGAAACGCCTCTGGGATGTGGGCGTGGCGGGTATTCAGCGGCTGTTGCAGCATCAGGAACTGGTGCGAGAGGCGGATGTGTTGATTGTGGTGGCGGGCATGGAGGGAGCGCTACCCAGTGTGGTGGCGGGGCTAACCAGTTGTCCAGTGATCGCCGTACCCACCAGCATCGGCTATGGGGCCAATTTTGGCGGGCTGGCTCCCCTGCTGACCATGCTCAATTCCTGCGCAACGGGCATCGGGGTCGTGAACATTGACAATGGATTTGGTGCCGCCATGCTCGCAGGGCAAATTTTGCGGACAGCGGCCCGGATGAGCGATCGCGATGGCTAAACTACAAGCG from Candidatus Obscuribacterales bacterium encodes the following:
- the larB gene encoding nickel pincer cofactor biosynthesis protein LarB; the protein is MQPDILRQLLAAVAQGTVPPDVAFERLWDDFEPVEEFAKLDHQRSLRTGFPEVIWGPGKTPEQIVKIMQTMRLVQPVVMATRIEPEVYHQIQAHIPDAVYYKQPRIVAIAPDNLAPYQPGTMTLLSAGTADLAVAEEAAITAELCGFRVKRLWDVGVAGIQRLLQHQELVREADVLIVVAGMEGALPSVVAGLTSCPVIAVPTSIGYGANFGGLAPLLTMLNSCATGIGVVNIDNGFGAAMLAGQILRTAARMSDRDG